A genomic region of Candidatus Palauibacter scopulicola contains the following coding sequences:
- a CDS encoding type II toxin-antitoxin system HicB family antitoxin produces the protein MKYAVIVERAGNNYSAYVPDLPGCVATGDTRREVARKMREAIAFHLDGLREDGARIPSPRTVAGRQLAGGSGRRS, from the coding sequence ATGAAATACGCGGTGATAGTCGAGAGAGCCGGAAACAACTATTCGGCATACGTCCCGGACCTGCCCGGTTGCGTCGCGACCGGGGACACGAGGCGAGAGGTTGCCCGGAAGATGCGGGAGGCGATCGCCTTCCATCTCGACGGTCTGCGAGAGGACGGAGCGCGGATCCCGAGCCCGCGGACTGTCGCCGGACGTCAGCTCGCTGGGGGTTCCGGGCGTAGGAGTTGA
- a CDS encoding ADP-ribosylglycohydrolase family protein, which produces MNAKAADVPAGTSRDRDPKLDRARGCLIGQIAGDSLGSLVEFQSAEDIRDLHPEGIRDLRDGGTFDTQAGQPTDDSEMALALARTLIARGTYDPEAANRAYCEWLDSDPFDCGLTIRDGLLGNPRRESQANGALMRIAPLGIFGSRHPLDTVARWAREDARLTHPNRVCLDANALFAMALAHAIDSGPTPRELYERIAAWANEEEICAAVRECVAAAAAGPPDDYMTHMGWVLIALRNALWQLRHAPSLEEGVIDSVMRGGDTDTNAAICGALLGAVHGLEAVPARWTGPILRCRPEAGRPGVRRPRPKVYWPTDALNLATQLLRPEPPAS; this is translated from the coding sequence ATGAACGCGAAGGCGGCCGACGTTCCCGCGGGAACGTCTCGTGACCGGGACCCGAAGCTCGACCGCGCCCGCGGCTGCCTCATCGGCCAGATCGCCGGCGATTCGCTCGGCAGCCTCGTCGAGTTCCAGTCGGCCGAGGACATCCGCGACCTCCATCCCGAGGGGATCCGCGACCTCCGGGACGGGGGCACGTTCGACACGCAGGCGGGGCAGCCGACGGACGACTCCGAGATGGCCCTCGCGCTGGCGCGCACGCTGATCGCTCGCGGCACGTACGACCCGGAGGCGGCGAACCGCGCCTACTGCGAGTGGCTCGACTCGGACCCGTTCGACTGCGGCCTGACGATCCGCGACGGCCTGCTCGGAAATCCGCGCCGCGAGAGCCAGGCCAACGGGGCGCTCATGCGCATCGCTCCGCTGGGCATCTTCGGCTCCCGTCATCCACTCGACACCGTCGCGCGCTGGGCGCGGGAAGACGCCCGCCTGACGCACCCGAACCGCGTCTGTCTCGACGCGAACGCCCTCTTCGCGATGGCGCTCGCCCACGCGATCGACAGCGGCCCGACGCCGCGCGAGTTGTACGAACGGATCGCGGCGTGGGCGAACGAGGAGGAGATCTGCGCGGCGGTGCGGGAGTGCGTCGCGGCGGCCGCCGCCGGGCCGCCGGACGACTACATGACGCACATGGGCTGGGTCCTGATCGCGCTCCGTAACGCGCTGTGGCAGTTGCGGCACGCCCCATCGCTCGAGGAAGGCGTCATCGACAGCGTGATGCGGGGCGGCGACACCGACACGAACGCCGCGATCTGCGGGGCGCTCCTGGGCGCGGTCCACGGGCTGGAGGCGGTGCCCGCGCGCTGGACCGGGCCGATCCTCCGCTGCCGCCCGGAAGCGGGCCGACCCGGCGTCCGGCGCCCGCGCCCGAAGGTGTACTGGCCGACCGACGCCCTCAACCTCGCCACTCAACTCCTACGCCCGGAACCCCCAGCGAGCTGA
- a CDS encoding NFACT RNA binding domain-containing protein: MGIRYDSLLARALAGEILDRWRGVRIAGLRMASGRRAVELVFEDGSRLVAMLHPLHGYILELGADAPASGVEGKRLRVGRLSLVDARAPADERALLLTFGDRAGRPWEMLAIELPARRRNALHCRRAESAAGESGAGEPGGDSRPAWRIEAALLARDAGDRSLRRGAPYVPPSSARRAVDAPPSEAEWAAVLAGDEADRRRAVLRTWAWTSALNVDWILAGSDPAESYARYRALHALAAAPSGDPAASDAPGAPPRPAFVLDRPWGPQPYPHPAGAGSGSAAGLLNAAAQLLAPGGGPAPALQALPAAADDDDAGDEAAQIRKRLRARRKRHRRRAAALERQLAAAGPPDEPRLLGQILLARKDEVPKGASAVTLPDFDGAPREIALDPARDAVANAEAFFDEARRRERALERLPAAVATARERAAEFDAHLERLAESGPSDALWSAAGGKPVRTRAGGTRAGGPELRIPYTRLRSSGGLEIRVGRGPRDNDDLTFRHSAPDDIWLHASQASGAHVILRWGRRDENPPRRDLLEAATAAAVHSGARHNRTAPVIWTRRKYVRKPRKSPPGTVTADRVQTIFVEPDSDLVKAMARRTEDA, translated from the coding sequence ATGGGCATCCGATACGACTCCCTCCTCGCCCGGGCCCTCGCCGGCGAGATCCTCGACCGCTGGCGGGGCGTCCGGATCGCCGGCCTCCGCATGGCATCGGGGCGGCGCGCCGTGGAACTCGTCTTCGAGGACGGGTCGCGGCTCGTCGCGATGCTGCATCCGCTGCATGGGTACATCCTCGAACTCGGCGCCGATGCGCCGGCCTCGGGGGTGGAGGGGAAGAGGCTCCGGGTCGGACGCCTGTCGCTCGTGGACGCGCGGGCGCCGGCGGACGAGCGGGCCCTGCTCCTGACGTTCGGGGACCGGGCGGGGCGGCCGTGGGAGATGCTGGCGATCGAACTCCCGGCCCGCCGCCGGAACGCCCTGCACTGCCGGCGAGCGGAGTCCGCCGCCGGGGAGTCCGGTGCCGGGGAGCCCGGCGGCGATTCCCGCCCGGCGTGGCGCATCGAAGCGGCGCTCCTGGCGCGGGATGCGGGCGACCGCTCGCTGCGTCGCGGGGCGCCGTACGTGCCGCCCTCGTCCGCGCGGCGAGCGGTGGACGCGCCGCCATCGGAGGCGGAATGGGCCGCCGTGCTGGCGGGAGACGAGGCCGACCGCCGGCGGGCGGTGCTGCGGACGTGGGCGTGGACGAGCGCGCTCAACGTCGACTGGATCCTGGCCGGCTCCGACCCGGCGGAGTCGTACGCGCGATACCGGGCCCTGCACGCGCTCGCGGCGGCGCCTTCGGGCGACCCGGCCGCGTCCGATGCGCCGGGCGCGCCGCCCCGGCCGGCCTTCGTGCTCGACCGCCCGTGGGGCCCCCAGCCCTATCCGCACCCCGCCGGGGCCGGCAGCGGGTCCGCCGCCGGACTGCTGAACGCGGCCGCGCAACTGCTCGCCCCCGGCGGCGGCCCCGCCCCCGCGCTTCAGGCCCTCCCCGCGGCGGCCGACGACGACGACGCGGGGGACGAAGCCGCGCAGATCCGGAAGCGCCTCCGCGCCCGCCGGAAGCGGCACCGGCGCCGGGCCGCCGCGCTCGAGCGGCAGTTGGCCGCGGCGGGTCCGCCGGACGAGCCCCGCCTCCTCGGCCAGATCCTTCTCGCCCGCAAGGATGAGGTGCCGAAGGGCGCTTCCGCCGTGACGCTGCCGGACTTCGATGGCGCTCCGCGCGAGATCGCGCTCGACCCCGCCCGCGATGCCGTCGCCAACGCGGAGGCCTTCTTCGACGAGGCCCGGCGCCGGGAGCGCGCGCTGGAGCGGCTGCCCGCCGCGGTCGCGACGGCCCGTGAGCGCGCGGCCGAGTTCGACGCCCACCTGGAGCGGCTCGCCGAGTCCGGCCCATCGGACGCCCTGTGGTCCGCGGCCGGGGGGAAGCCGGTGCGCACCCGCGCGGGCGGGACACGGGCCGGGGGGCCCGAACTCCGGATACCCTACACGCGGCTCCGGTCCTCGGGCGGGCTGGAGATCCGGGTCGGGCGCGGCCCCCGCGACAACGACGACCTCACCTTCCGCCACTCCGCACCGGACGACATCTGGCTGCACGCCTCTCAGGCCTCGGGCGCGCACGTCATTCTGCGCTGGGGGCGAAGGGACGAGAACCCGCCGCGCCGCGACCTGCTCGAGGCCGCGACCGCGGCGGCGGTTCACAGCGGCGCCCGCCACAACCGCACGGCCCCGGTCATCTGGACCCGCCGCAAGTACGTCCGCAAGCCGCGGAAGTCCCCGCCGGGCACGGTGACCGCGGACCGCGTGCAAACCATCTTCGTCGAACCGGATTCGGACCTCGTGAAGGCGATGGCCCGGCGCACGGAGGACGCATGA
- a CDS encoding BrnA antitoxin family protein, producing MSNEPIKSDLKRIDRMRDDDIDYSDIPEVNAAFFETARVVVPPGKKQVTVRLDSDVLTWLKSQGRGYQTRINAILRAYYEAHAE from the coding sequence GTGAGCAACGAGCCTATCAAGAGCGATCTGAAGCGAATCGATCGGATGCGTGATGACGATATCGATTACTCCGATATCCCCGAGGTCAACGCAGCCTTCTTCGAGACCGCCCGTGTGGTGGTTCCGCCTGGCAAGAAGCAGGTCACGGTCCGCCTGGACAGCGATGTCCTGACGTGGTTGAAGAGTCAGGGCAGGGGCTATCAAACCCGGATCAACGCCATCCTGCGCGCGTACTACGAGGCCCACGCAGAGTAG
- a CDS encoding ion transporter — MTEADRPPPTASPYQIFMLVCCVLVLVALVLELALPLDPEILRILFYADTAFCVVFFADFLLSLARAKDRKRYMLTWGWIDLLSSLPAITELRAFRIGRVLRILRFLRAARAARVVGSFWMGRRAQTTALVAVSVAILTVVGASIAVLYLERAAGGEIGSGPAALWWSFFTVMTGQQGDPFPVTAAGRAIGLALMTVGAALVGTLTATLVSWVIRPREDAKDRQLNAIREEMAAIRALLEAR; from the coding sequence ATGACAGAAGCAGATCGACCACCTCCGACCGCGTCACCGTATCAGATCTTCATGCTGGTCTGCTGCGTGCTCGTGCTCGTGGCTCTCGTCCTGGAACTCGCGCTGCCGCTGGACCCCGAGATCCTGCGCATCCTCTTCTACGCGGACACGGCATTCTGCGTCGTCTTCTTCGCGGACTTCCTCCTTTCCCTCGCTCGGGCCAAGGACCGCAAGCGATACATGCTCACCTGGGGCTGGATCGATCTCCTCTCCAGCCTGCCCGCCATCACGGAACTCCGCGCGTTCCGAATCGGCCGCGTACTGCGGATCCTGAGGTTCCTCCGCGCCGCGCGCGCCGCGAGGGTCGTCGGCTCGTTCTGGATGGGACGGCGGGCACAGACCACGGCGCTCGTCGCCGTGTCCGTCGCGATCCTGACGGTCGTGGGCGCGAGTATCGCCGTCCTTTACCTCGAGCGGGCGGCGGGGGGCGAGATCGGCTCGGGTCCGGCTGCGCTGTGGTGGTCCTTCTTCACGGTGATGACAGGCCAGCAGGGCGACCCGTTTCCGGTCACCGCGGCAGGGCGCGCCATCGGCCTCGCCCTCATGACGGTCGGCGCGGCGCTCGTCGGAACGCTGACCGCCACGCTGGTGTCCTGGGTGATCCGGCCGCGGGAGGACGCGAAGGACCGCCAGCTGAACGCGATCCGCGAGGAAATGGCCGCGATCCGAGCACTCCTCGAGGCCCGCTGA
- a CDS encoding BrnT family toxin has translation MGSEVGSYEWDREKSEENRRKHGLSFDDAPIVLGGPCLTFADTRFEYGEERYITFGFLRGRMVVIAHTPRDETTRIISMRKANSREQRAYQERSEANRSDA, from the coding sequence ATGGGGAGTGAGGTGGGGTCGTATGAATGGGATCGCGAGAAGAGCGAGGAGAACCGGCGTAAGCACGGGCTGAGCTTCGACGATGCTCCCATCGTCTTGGGCGGTCCGTGCTTGACCTTCGCAGACACTCGTTTCGAATACGGAGAGGAACGCTACATCACGTTCGGTTTCTTGCGCGGTCGAATGGTGGTCATCGCACACACTCCACGTGACGAGACCACACGGATTATTTCGATGAGAAAGGCCAATAGCCGTGAGCAACGAGCCTATCAAGAGCGATCTGAAGCGAATCGATCGGATGCGTGA